CCCCCGGGCCGCCTTCTCCCACTCTTCCTCGGTGGGGAGCCTCTTGCCCGCCCACTTACAGTAGGCCTCCGCGTCGAACCAGGTAACGTTATTTACCGGGTGGTCGCCCCTCTTATCGGGGTAGGCGCCACCCTCCCAACTGAGCGGGGGCTGGTGGCCCGCGTCGACGAATTTTTTATAACTCGAATTCGTCACCTCGTACTTGCCTATGTAATAGCCCTCGGTCCGCACCTTCCTCTCGGGCCTCTCATCCATGAAAAACGTACCCTTCCTCGACCCGAACTCCTGCGCAAGCCCCTCGGTGTCCTCCTCGACGCTGCCCATTATGAACTCGCCCGGCGGGATGTGGACCATCTCTTCGGTGTCCGTGACCTTCCCGCCCGAGCACGAAGCCAGCACAGCGGCAACTGCCGCGCAGAGCCAGCCTTTCTTAATGCTCGGCTTAATCTCCGTTATAGCCATATTCTGTCCCTCCTACTTTGCGTCCGCTGCGCACCTAAAACCAAAACTGTCGTTCTTGGTGGTGGCGTCGAAAAAGGCCCGGTTATATGCAGGCGCCGATATGCCGCAGCCGTAGAACATGCAGTCCCACCACGAGCCGCCCTTCAAGAGCCTGTACTTCCTGCCGAACTCGGGGCTCACGTAGTCGGAGCCCGGGTGCGGGAAGTAATGGTCGTCAACCCACTCCCAGACGTTCCCGCTCATCTCATAAAGGCCGAACTGATTTTTGCCCTCCTCGATGGAGCCCGCGGGCATCGTCCCCTCGTGCCCCCTCAAGGGGTTGTTGGA
The DNA window shown above is from Thermodesulfobacteriota bacterium and carries:
- a CDS encoding SUMF1/EgtB/PvdO family nonheme iron enzyme, with protein sequence MAITEIKPSIKKGWLCAAVAAVLASCSGGKVTDTEEMVHIPPGEFIMGSVEEDTEGLAQEFGSRKGTFFMDERPERKVRTEGYYIGKYEVTNSSYKKFVDAGHQPPLSWEGGAYPDKRGDHPVNNVTWFDAEAYCKWAGKRLPTEEEWEKAARGPDGNRYPWGDEYDEAKANLNKGDTAPVGSHETDVSHYGVYDMAGNVMEWVDAWYKPYPGGTFESKEFGEKYRVLRGSSGSAMGHYVMGKIFSRSSFRHHYLPGGAGNDGGFRCASSAG